The Solanum pennellii chromosome 7, SPENNV200 DNA segment TACCAGTGGCTTTTCGAAGCTACACCGTGAAATCGAGTGCTCTAGAACCTCCAGATGTTCCACGTTTGGCTGAAACTGCTCGAATTTCACTCAATCCACAAGAAATTGAAGAATTCGCTCCCAAAATTAGACAAGTTATAGATTGGTTTGGACAACTTCAAGCTGTTGATTTACAGAGTATTGAGCCAGCGATTAGAGCAGATACTGAAGGAGATAATTTGCGTGGAGACGTACCTGAGAAGTTTGATAATAGAGAAGAACTGATTTCTGCTGTGCCAAGCTTTGAGGACCCTTACATCAAAGTTCCCAAAGTCCTCAATAAGGAGTGACGTTGTTTAGGTACTTTTCATTTCATCACTCCATTTTTCTTTCCAAGATGTATTTTGATGCAATGTATAATTGTTTCGATCAGCTTGCATGCAACTCGATTAATTATGAGCTAATTTGAAAAAACCCGATCGAATTGTGCTATTGAAACTTCTTAACTTAGCAAAGTATTTCAGATATGGTCGTAAATTGGATTTACCTACATCGATTTGCTGTACTCGAGTCCAGTGGAGGGTCTTTAGAAAGAACTTTTCTACCTTGTGCGCGTACTGCATTATACTTTCTCCAGACTCTGCTGAATATGTTATTCTTATTGTTATCGTGATtagaattttgatattttatttagttgttAGTAGGCATTGCTTATGTATGGGGGTAAGAATTCACGAATAGCTATTTTCAAGTGATCATCCATACATTAACacttgaaatattaaaaattcaagcTAATGCATGAGATATCGTTGATCATTGTTTAAGGCTTTGCATCTCAGTTTGGTCATTTAAAGTCTCAAGAAGAAAAGGCGGGGGCGTATTGAGCAGTTCCTTGATGCTCCTCTGAATCTTGACAAAATGAAAGT contains these protein-coding regions:
- the LOC107024193 gene encoding glutamyl-tRNA(Gln) amidotransferase subunit C, chloroplastic/mitochondrial, producing the protein MGSISALHYLKPTRTANGTSLFNFSKNRISQLPVAFRSYTVKSSALEPPDVPRLAETARISLNPQEIEEFAPKIRQVIDWFGQLQAVDLQSIEPAIRADTEGDNLRGDVPEKFDNREELISAVPSFEDPYIKVPKVLNKE